A genomic window from Neorickettsia sennetsu str. Miyayama includes:
- a CDS encoding JAB domain-containing protein, whose amino-acid sequence MKKLRQEDVQIEPGSLHKGHRLRLRQRIIQDTAGTISELELLEYLLFGTHPRIDIKPLAKSLLKEFGDFKKLFAADPDDLRSVNGVSDAVVALIRTVRESMKAILRKDLTSRTTLKSWKSVVDYLRLSIGNKPVETIRVLFLNKKYTLIREYVQELGAADHTPLCMREIIKKCLTCGASAMVIAHNHPSGNPLPSQEDLLITGKLKKICQKVDVQLVDHFIVTPHDHFSFVVNGLL is encoded by the coding sequence ATGAAAAAATTAAGACAAGAAGATGTACAAATTGAACCTGGGTCGTTACATAAGGGGCATAGACTCAGGCTTCGGCAGCGGATAATACAAGACACAGCTGGGACTATTTCAGAGTTGGAATTGCTAGAGTACTTGCTCTTTGGCACCCATCCCAGGATTGATATTAAGCCTTTGGCTAAGTCTTTACTGAAAGAGTTCGGAGATTTTAAGAAACTTTTTGCTGCTGATCCTGACGACTTGAGGAGCGTAAACGGTGTAAGTGATGCCGTTGTTGCACTCATCAGAACCGTGCGCGAGAGTATGAAAGCAATTCTAAGAAAGGATCTGACATCCAGAACTACCTTAAAATCGTGGAAATCAGTTGTAGACTACTTGCGTTTAAGTATTGGAAATAAACCTGTCGAGACAATACGTGTCCTTTTTCTTAACAAGAAATACACCCTGATCAGAGAGTATGTTCAGGAACTTGGGGCCGCTGATCACACGCCGCTCTGTATGAGAGAAATCATTAAGAAATGCTTGACCTGTGGCGCAAGCGCGATGGTTATTGCGCATAATCACCCTAGCGGCAACCCCCTACCCTCACAAGAGGACTTACTCATAACCGGAAAGTTGAAGAAGATCTGTCAGAAAGTGGATGTACAGCTTGTAGACCACTTCATCGTAACACCACATGATCATTTCAGCTTTGTGGTTAACGGGCTTCTGTGA
- a CDS encoding NAD(P)H-dependent glycerol-3-phosphate dehydrogenase — MVLMDSVVIGGGAWGTAIANLLAFNTQRVTIFCRNTTVIDSINKRHINTKYLPTFPLNKNISATSRMDVLKNAELIFVAVPSQSMRELLQKVKENIKESVQIILCNKGIERESLLLMSEVVHEELPKNDIFVLSGPNFAHEVLSKKPSFSNLAGRNKTSYDKIANALSTETFFTKYITDINGTQILGAFKNVIAIICGLLVRMDAGSNTLSALMSLALEEARSFITIKNGNPDTIMEFCGIGDLVLTCFSNKSRNFRYGYRLVDGYSENALVEGKSTLESLHELARIHNINCVLTNTLYTVTQFNSYGTSSFEQDIKRELNSAFMSLLGCAKNP, encoded by the coding sequence ATGGTGCTCATGGACTCAGTCGTTATTGGTGGGGGAGCATGGGGAACTGCAATCGCAAACCTTCTCGCGTTCAACACCCAACGCGTGACAATTTTTTGCAGGAATACAACGGTTATCGATAGTATAAACAAGAGACATATTAACACTAAATACCTACCTACTTTCCCGCTCAACAAAAACATTTCCGCTACGAGCAGGATGGACGTCTTAAAAAATGCGGAGTTGATCTTCGTAGCCGTTCCATCTCAGAGCATGCGAGAACTCCTCCAAAAAGTCAAAGAAAATATCAAAGAGAGTGTCCAAATCATACTGTGTAATAAGGGAATAGAGAGAGAATCTTTGCTTTTGATGAGTGAAGTCGTTCATGAAGAACTTCCTAAAAATGATATCTTCGTCCTTTCTGGACCAAATTTTGCACATGAAGTACTTAGCAAGAAACCTTCTTTTAGTAACTTAGCTGGGCGTAACAAAACCAGTTATGACAAGATAGCGAATGCGCTCTCGACGGAAACATTTTTTACAAAATATATCACTGATATTAACGGCACACAGATACTCGGGGCTTTCAAGAACGTTATAGCAATAATTTGTGGCCTACTGGTTCGTATGGATGCAGGTTCGAATACTCTGTCAGCGCTTATGAGCTTAGCATTGGAGGAAGCTCGCTCTTTCATAACAATAAAGAATGGAAATCCAGATACTATAATGGAATTTTGTGGGATAGGTGATCTCGTTCTCACATGCTTTTCAAATAAATCACGCAATTTTAGATATGGTTACAGACTTGTCGATGGCTACAGTGAAAACGCGTTAGTTGAAGGAAAATCAACCTTGGAATCATTACACGAATTGGCTCGTATACATAACATAAACTGTGTACTAACAAATACGTTATACACTGTAACTCAATTTAATTCATATGGCACGAGCTCTTTTGAGCAAGATATCAAACGGGAGCTCAACTCAGCTTTTATGAGCTTGTTAGGTTGCGCGAAAAATCCATAA
- the carB gene encoding carbamoyl-phosphate synthase large subunit, with translation MQEKKSTILVIGAGPIVIGQACEFDYSGTQACRILRKCGYKVVLINPNPATIMTDPDTADVVYIEPINIGIIERIIAIERPDKLLPTVGGQTALNIAIELFDRGILSRYGVELIGASKRVIENAEKRSVFNRLMGEIGLQVPKNTMVTHVNEIEKAFEFIGVPAIIRPSFTLGGLGGGVATTKFDFFTIINNGLKFSPVSEVQVDESVLGWQEFELEVVRDSVGNSIIVCSIENTDPMGVHTGDSVTVSPILTLRDEEYQEMRDAAFKVLDCIGVTTGGANVQFALNPENGELRVIEMNPRVSRSSALASKATGYPIAKVAAQLAAGLTLPEIYNDAVPTIPASFEPAMDYVVVKIPRFNFEKFFHAEERLSSSMKSVGTTMAIGRCFQEALQKAFSSLEQGLDGLNTVLDLNVSRKVIERKLRSLIPNKILVIADAIRAGFQIKEIVYLSKYNEWFLLQIDELVNLENEIKSGNFSPNRLLIWKKKGFSDSRIASLKGCDEAFVRSTRKKMAIRPVFKRVDTCAAEFESDIKYLYSTYEGDTVTQPECEAYPSDRKKVIVLGSGPNRIGQGIEFDYTCVHAISAIKELGYEAIMVNCNPETVSTDYDISDKLYFSPMNVESVLDIVEKESERGELLGVVLQCGGQTPLKLARAMHENNVRIIGTGFASINTAEDRKSFNSLVAELEMLQPENAIVLAREEIAKNVKKIGFPLIVRPSYVLGGESMQIIYDDAMLEDYLERHTQLFSGSSLLLDKFLVNALELDVDAISDGEDVYIAGIMEHIEEAGVHSGDSAFVFPPQKLSEEILERIKSCTKKVAIALNVVGFLNIQFAIDGRDVYVLEVNPRSSRTIPFVAKALGIPVARIATKVMLGMKLRDFQLKGYEDYVKHVFVKQPVFSFEKFPESDVLLGPEMKSTGEVMGVGDDFDTAFAKVCMASMRKLPTSGKVFFSIRDEDKLKSVEVAKILSELQFTILATKGSAAFLEKHNIDAVTVNKVKEGSPHVVDMIMNSEISLVINTSSHVLESVRDSMSIRSSSIINQIPCCTNIHSALALVRGIKKIVKCKLPVYQLSYV, from the coding sequence ATGCAGGAAAAAAAGTCTACTATACTTGTGATAGGAGCTGGTCCAATAGTAATAGGGCAGGCGTGTGAATTCGATTACTCTGGTACGCAGGCATGTAGAATCCTGAGGAAATGCGGGTACAAAGTGGTCCTAATAAATCCCAATCCAGCGACTATAATGACGGATCCTGATACAGCCGACGTTGTCTATATAGAGCCAATCAACATTGGGATAATAGAGAGAATAATTGCCATAGAAAGACCTGATAAACTATTGCCGACTGTTGGAGGTCAGACAGCGCTAAATATAGCAATTGAGTTATTCGATAGAGGGATACTTTCCAGGTACGGTGTTGAACTAATAGGGGCCTCAAAACGTGTAATTGAAAATGCAGAGAAAAGAAGCGTTTTCAATCGACTCATGGGCGAGATTGGCTTACAGGTCCCGAAAAACACTATGGTTACCCATGTAAATGAAATAGAAAAGGCTTTTGAATTTATCGGTGTCCCAGCAATAATAAGGCCATCTTTTACCCTTGGTGGACTGGGTGGAGGTGTTGCAACTACAAAGTTTGACTTTTTCACGATTATCAATAATGGGCTTAAATTTTCACCAGTCAGTGAGGTACAAGTCGATGAGTCAGTCTTAGGGTGGCAAGAGTTTGAGCTCGAGGTTGTTCGTGATTCTGTTGGGAATTCAATTATTGTTTGTTCCATAGAAAACACCGACCCAATGGGTGTTCATACTGGTGATAGTGTAACAGTCTCGCCTATTCTTACACTCAGAGACGAAGAATATCAGGAGATGAGGGATGCAGCCTTTAAGGTTTTGGATTGCATAGGTGTTACCACCGGTGGTGCAAACGTGCAGTTTGCTTTGAATCCGGAAAATGGTGAACTGCGTGTAATCGAAATGAATCCAAGGGTTTCCAGATCATCGGCTCTTGCCTCGAAAGCAACTGGGTATCCAATCGCAAAGGTTGCAGCACAACTGGCTGCCGGGCTTACTCTGCCAGAAATTTATAATGATGCAGTTCCAACAATTCCTGCATCTTTTGAGCCAGCAATGGACTATGTGGTTGTAAAAATACCTCGCTTCAATTTTGAGAAGTTTTTCCATGCTGAGGAAAGGCTCTCTAGTTCCATGAAATCTGTAGGGACCACAATGGCAATTGGGAGATGCTTTCAGGAAGCGTTGCAAAAAGCTTTCAGTTCTTTGGAACAGGGTCTTGATGGTCTCAATACTGTACTTGATCTGAATGTTTCCCGTAAGGTTATTGAGAGAAAGCTACGCTCTCTCATTCCGAATAAAATTCTTGTTATTGCAGATGCCATTAGAGCTGGTTTTCAGATCAAGGAGATTGTGTATTTGAGCAAATACAATGAGTGGTTTCTTTTGCAAATTGATGAGTTGGTAAATTTAGAAAATGAAATTAAAAGTGGTAACTTTTCCCCGAATAGGCTTCTGATTTGGAAGAAAAAGGGTTTCTCAGATTCTAGGATAGCATCTCTGAAAGGTTGCGATGAAGCCTTTGTAAGGAGTACCCGTAAGAAGATGGCTATAAGGCCTGTATTTAAACGGGTAGACACGTGTGCTGCAGAATTTGAAAGCGATATAAAATATCTCTATTCCACTTATGAAGGTGATACTGTTACTCAGCCAGAATGCGAAGCCTATCCCTCTGATAGGAAGAAAGTAATTGTCCTAGGTAGTGGACCAAACAGAATTGGACAGGGAATAGAGTTCGATTATACGTGTGTGCATGCGATTTCTGCGATAAAGGAACTCGGCTATGAAGCAATCATGGTAAATTGCAACCCAGAAACGGTTTCAACTGATTACGATATCTCGGATAAACTCTACTTCAGTCCTATGAATGTTGAGTCAGTTCTAGACATTGTAGAGAAGGAGTCTGAGAGAGGAGAGCTACTTGGTGTGGTCCTGCAGTGTGGTGGACAGACACCTCTCAAGCTTGCAAGAGCGATGCATGAAAATAACGTCAGGATAATTGGTACAGGTTTTGCATCGATCAATACTGCCGAGGATAGAAAAAGTTTCAATAGCCTAGTGGCAGAATTAGAAATGCTTCAGCCAGAAAATGCGATCGTTTTAGCACGAGAAGAAATAGCTAAAAATGTTAAAAAAATTGGTTTTCCATTAATAGTCCGGCCTTCCTATGTACTTGGTGGTGAGTCAATGCAGATTATCTATGACGACGCGATGCTTGAAGATTATTTGGAAAGGCATACGCAGCTCTTCAGCGGTTCTTCGTTATTGTTAGATAAGTTTCTGGTAAATGCTCTGGAGCTCGATGTTGACGCAATTTCTGATGGCGAAGATGTGTACATTGCCGGTATAATGGAGCACATAGAGGAAGCAGGTGTGCACTCTGGTGATTCTGCCTTTGTTTTTCCTCCTCAAAAGTTGTCCGAAGAAATACTTGAGAGAATTAAGAGTTGCACTAAAAAGGTAGCGATTGCTCTCAATGTAGTAGGATTTTTGAATATCCAGTTTGCAATAGATGGAAGGGATGTATACGTGTTAGAAGTAAATCCACGTTCAAGTCGGACTATACCATTTGTTGCTAAAGCCCTTGGAATCCCGGTTGCAAGAATTGCGACCAAAGTCATGCTCGGCATGAAGCTAAGAGATTTCCAGCTGAAGGGCTACGAAGACTACGTGAAACATGTTTTTGTAAAACAGCCTGTTTTTTCGTTTGAGAAATTTCCAGAATCTGACGTTCTCCTAGGACCAGAAATGAAGTCAACAGGGGAAGTAATGGGTGTTGGTGATGATTTTGATACCGCCTTTGCAAAGGTTTGTATGGCCAGCATGAGGAAACTTCCGACTTCAGGGAAGGTGTTTTTCTCCATTAGAGATGAAGACAAGCTCAAGTCTGTTGAGGTTGCAAAGATATTATCCGAATTGCAATTTACAATTCTTGCAACAAAGGGGAGTGCAGCCTTTCTCGAGAAGCATAATATCGACGCGGTAACTGTGAACAAGGTAAAGGAAGGTTCTCCGCACGTTGTCGATATGATAATGAATAGTGAAATTAGTTTAGTGATAAATACATCTTCTCATGTGCTAGAGTCTGTGAGAGACAGTATGAGTATTAGGTCTAGTTCTATTATTAACCAGATACCATGTTGTACAAATATTCACTCTGCTCTGGCTCTAGTGAGGGGTATAAAAAAAATTGTTAAGTGTAAGCTGCCGGTTTACCAGCTTTCCTATGTGTAA
- a CDS encoding phosphatidylglycerophosphatase A, which translates to MFSLSSIRRIVGAVIPSRMITTFFWIGYLPEWQSHWVAFFSIPLALLVLYFTIGFSVPTVLAAQVLLIFSLVLLFLGLIGIYFFQKTVFSESRYEITIHVAFGQCLMLALSVPAIIKTLTQIFLFNSFICAHFLNCADWFLRCSTYFITALVPYFVFRLIDITKPWPSYWIERDYNNAFSNMLEGFFNAIYASALFYALNFILFNLLLIDVVEFYKQVFSGVFINRGIPWVYL; encoded by the coding sequence ATGTTTAGTCTTTCAAGTATAAGAAGGATTGTTGGTGCTGTTATACCGTCTAGAATGATAACTACTTTTTTCTGGATTGGGTATCTTCCTGAATGGCAAAGCCATTGGGTGGCTTTTTTTTCGATTCCGTTAGCTTTGTTGGTTCTGTACTTTACCATTGGGTTTTCCGTGCCTACAGTGCTTGCGGCTCAGGTTTTGCTTATCTTCTCTCTGGTGCTGTTGTTTCTTGGGTTGATCGGTATATATTTCTTCCAGAAGACTGTGTTCTCTGAGAGTAGATATGAAATAACGATACACGTTGCCTTCGGACAGTGCCTTATGCTTGCACTTTCTGTTCCTGCAATTATCAAGACTTTGACTCAGATTTTTCTGTTTAACTCCTTCATATGTGCTCATTTCTTGAACTGTGCAGACTGGTTTTTGAGATGTTCAACTTACTTTATAACGGCGCTGGTTCCATATTTTGTTTTCAGGTTGATAGATATAACGAAGCCTTGGCCGTCGTATTGGATCGAAAGAGATTACAATAATGCTTTCAGTAACATGCTTGAGGGCTTTTTTAATGCCATATACGCTTCCGCCTTGTTTTATGCACTCAATTTCATACTATTCAATCTCTTGCTCATTGATGTTGTTGAATTCTATAAGCAAGTTTTTTCTGGAGTCTTCATCAACAGGGGGATTCCTTGGGTATACTTGTAA
- the glyA gene encoding serine hydroxymethyltransferase: MRGGGIVFFKSRISAVDPAVARIIDGEVSRQRKHLQLIASENFASAAVLEAQGSVFTNKYAEGYPGKRYYCGCEYADQIERLAIERVCKLFGCSYANVQPHSGSQANQAVFLALLNPGDTVLGFSLASGGHLTHGASVNLSGKWFNAVHYNVRRDNFEIDMDEVRDLAKKHSPRMIIAGASAYSKYIDFKSFREIADEVGAYLLGDVAHYAGLIAAGEYPSPFPYVDVMTSTTHKTLRGPRGAIVLTNSEELIRKINSAIFPGLQGGPQMHAIAARAVAFGEALTTEFKEYIRSVIRNAKTLANVLRERGFDVLSGGTDTHIVMIDLRKLNLKGNVSALKLESAGIICNKNAIPFDEEKPFVTSGLRFGSPAETTRGMRELEFAHIGGLIADLLEEKISTDNAAEMVLDLTSKFNFYNV; encoded by the coding sequence ATGAGGGGGGGGGGAATAGTGTTTTTTAAATCTAGGATTTCTGCGGTTGATCCGGCTGTTGCTAGGATTATTGATGGTGAAGTTAGTAGACAGCGTAAACATCTGCAGTTGATTGCTTCCGAGAACTTTGCTAGTGCTGCAGTCCTGGAGGCGCAGGGGTCCGTGTTTACAAATAAATATGCGGAGGGTTATCCAGGCAAGCGCTACTATTGCGGATGTGAATATGCAGATCAGATCGAGCGTCTTGCAATAGAAAGGGTCTGTAAGTTATTTGGGTGTTCTTATGCTAATGTTCAGCCGCACTCTGGTTCCCAGGCAAATCAGGCCGTATTTTTAGCGCTCCTAAACCCTGGTGATACGGTTCTTGGTTTTTCTCTCGCGTCAGGGGGACATCTTACTCATGGTGCAAGTGTCAACCTTTCCGGAAAATGGTTTAATGCGGTTCACTACAACGTCAGAAGAGATAATTTCGAGATAGACATGGATGAGGTCCGTGATTTGGCAAAGAAGCATTCCCCAAGAATGATCATTGCGGGCGCGTCAGCATACTCGAAGTATATAGATTTTAAGAGCTTTCGTGAAATAGCAGACGAGGTTGGTGCTTATTTATTAGGTGATGTGGCACACTACGCTGGTTTGATAGCTGCAGGCGAGTATCCGTCTCCCTTCCCTTATGTAGACGTTATGACCTCTACAACACATAAAACTTTGCGTGGTCCGCGTGGTGCAATCGTTCTTACAAATAGTGAAGAACTCATAAGGAAAATAAATTCTGCTATATTTCCAGGATTGCAGGGTGGTCCTCAGATGCATGCAATAGCTGCTAGGGCTGTTGCTTTTGGTGAAGCTCTTACTACGGAGTTCAAAGAGTACATCAGGTCTGTCATAAGGAATGCAAAAACTCTTGCAAACGTTTTAAGAGAGAGAGGTTTTGATGTCCTCTCTGGCGGTACTGATACCCACATCGTTATGATTGACTTGAGGAAGCTTAATCTGAAAGGTAATGTGAGCGCCTTAAAACTTGAGAGTGCTGGGATAATCTGCAACAAGAATGCTATTCCATTTGATGAGGAGAAGCCATTTGTGACGTCTGGCTTACGATTCGGTAGTCCCGCTGAAACCACCCGTGGAATGCGCGAATTGGAATTCGCGCACATCGGAGGGCTAATTGCTGACTTACTTGAGGAAAAAATCAGCACAGATAATGCAGCTGAAATGGTCTTGGACCTCACAAGCAAGTTCAACTTTTACAACGTGTAA
- a CDS encoding TldD/PmbA family protein gives MLDLEKFIPVVVSALQGADGGELFVEYSLSEILKFEDGVLAESNYADSSGFGLRAFYGDKVLYTHSSHLSDASIFEASDFIRKNRLADGSAMTAEAAHETACGDPLYKFEIQDDSFSFERKVAFLRQVYDYALSKSVNIASASVTLMRFVRRIGIIKNTGGTVTDEQPMVRLGFSVVLKNEKGGAQGGTSGKGGRFALSELMKDWYVVVDRAFHKAEVALRAVPCPSGEMTVVLGSGWPGVLLHEAIGHGLEADFNRKGVSAFSGLIGKKVASDVVSVVDNGRINEARGSINVDDEGTRSSYNVLIKDGILQGYMFDLMNARLMGEQSTGNGRRESYMNIPLPRMTNTYMLPGDKTPDEIIKSIKSGIYAVDFSGGQVDITSGKFVFSASEAYLIEDGEVTVPVKEVTLIGDGPTILKRISAVGNDLKLDDGVGTCGKDGQSVPVCVGQPTICVDKITVGGTA, from the coding sequence ATGTTAGATCTCGAAAAATTTATTCCCGTTGTTGTATCAGCTCTTCAGGGTGCTGATGGAGGAGAGCTGTTTGTCGAGTATTCTCTTTCAGAGATTCTGAAGTTCGAGGATGGCGTACTTGCTGAGAGTAATTATGCCGATTCTTCTGGATTTGGTCTCCGTGCGTTTTATGGTGATAAGGTGCTCTATACGCACTCCTCACACTTGAGCGACGCTAGTATCTTTGAAGCTAGTGATTTTATTCGGAAAAACCGTCTGGCAGATGGCTCAGCTATGACTGCAGAGGCTGCGCATGAGACCGCTTGTGGAGATCCTCTTTATAAATTTGAAATCCAAGATGATTCCTTCTCGTTTGAGAGGAAGGTTGCTTTTCTGCGTCAGGTTTACGACTATGCTTTATCAAAGAGCGTAAACATAGCTAGTGCTTCTGTTACTCTTATGCGGTTTGTCCGAAGAATTGGAATCATTAAAAATACCGGAGGAACCGTAACTGACGAACAGCCAATGGTGCGCTTAGGGTTTTCAGTCGTGTTAAAGAATGAGAAAGGTGGAGCTCAAGGGGGCACTTCAGGCAAAGGGGGGAGATTCGCGCTTTCTGAGTTAATGAAAGACTGGTACGTGGTTGTTGATCGTGCATTTCACAAAGCTGAGGTTGCTTTGCGGGCTGTGCCTTGCCCCTCTGGTGAGATGACAGTGGTTTTAGGGAGTGGATGGCCAGGTGTCTTGTTACACGAAGCTATAGGTCATGGGCTAGAAGCTGATTTTAATCGTAAAGGGGTTTCCGCTTTTTCCGGTCTGATTGGTAAGAAGGTTGCTTCTGATGTTGTCAGTGTTGTCGATAACGGTAGGATCAATGAAGCTAGGGGTTCCATTAATGTTGATGATGAAGGTACACGATCTTCATATAATGTTCTGATAAAGGACGGGATCCTCCAGGGTTACATGTTTGACCTCATGAACGCTAGGTTGATGGGTGAACAGTCTACTGGTAATGGGCGTCGCGAGAGCTATATGAACATTCCGCTGCCACGCATGACAAATACGTATATGTTGCCTGGTGATAAAACTCCGGATGAAATAATAAAGAGTATTAAAAGCGGTATTTACGCTGTCGATTTCTCGGGGGGTCAGGTTGATATAACATCTGGAAAATTTGTATTTTCAGCATCTGAAGCATACTTAATAGAGGATGGTGAGGTTACAGTACCAGTAAAAGAGGTTACACTTATCGGGGATGGTCCAACTATATTGAAAAGGATTTCAGCTGTTGGAAATGATCTCAAGCTCGACGACGGGGTAGGTACTTGTGGTAAAGATGGGCAGTCTGTGCCTGTGTGTGTTGGTCAGCCGACCATTTGTGTGGATAAAATTACTGTTGGTGGGACTGCTTAA
- a CDS encoding adenylosuccinate synthase, translating to MDAAVIGLQWGDEGKGKIVDHLAGDFDSVVRFNGGNNAGHTVIVGERTYKLRVLPSGILREDVVSVIGNGVVLDPQGLLDEIHLLKKEGVQIHPGKLLIADNCHLVLPIHRELDVLFEQKQKLGTTKCGIGPCYQDKVARRGIRLCDLRSEEQLRKTLAGLSYYHNIVRKGAGLQEVCQEILFASLFAMRDELLCYAVPPCELQGILSGKSKLYEGAQGMLLDIDHGTYPFVTSGSSGLGQVMNGAALGCVNRVIGVMKGYVTRVGEGILPTEQDNAFGSELQKLGKEVGTVSGRIRRCGWCDLPLVRYVNAVAGVTEIVITKLDVLDSFNEIFLCCAYKGKKGKLIEICSPSKLCYSKYEAQYIVMKGWRSSTVGVTSFCDLPDGAKSFVETIEKCLDLPVTMISNGPERTQVLHR from the coding sequence ATGGACGCTGCAGTTATAGGGTTACAGTGGGGTGATGAAGGTAAAGGTAAAATCGTAGATCATCTTGCTGGCGACTTCGACAGTGTTGTCCGTTTTAACGGTGGAAATAATGCTGGGCATACAGTAATTGTAGGCGAGAGAACCTATAAGCTTAGGGTCCTACCATCAGGCATTTTGAGGGAGGATGTTGTTTCCGTCATTGGTAATGGAGTTGTTCTTGACCCACAAGGTCTACTAGATGAAATTCATCTGCTAAAGAAAGAAGGCGTCCAAATACACCCAGGTAAGCTGTTGATTGCCGATAACTGTCATCTTGTTCTTCCTATACATAGGGAGTTGGATGTTCTATTCGAGCAAAAACAGAAACTAGGGACCACTAAATGTGGTATTGGTCCATGTTACCAGGATAAAGTTGCTAGGCGAGGTATACGCTTGTGTGATTTACGATCTGAAGAGCAATTAAGAAAGACTTTGGCAGGGCTTTCATACTATCATAACATCGTACGGAAAGGGGCTGGGCTGCAGGAAGTTTGTCAGGAAATCCTGTTTGCATCGCTCTTTGCAATGAGGGACGAGCTTCTTTGTTATGCAGTTCCTCCATGTGAACTGCAGGGCATTTTGTCCGGTAAAAGTAAGCTTTACGAAGGTGCTCAGGGAATGCTACTCGACATAGATCATGGTACGTATCCATTTGTAACGTCAGGTTCTTCGGGTTTGGGTCAGGTTATGAACGGTGCTGCACTTGGCTGTGTGAATAGGGTGATAGGGGTCATGAAGGGTTATGTTACCCGCGTTGGAGAGGGTATTCTTCCGACTGAACAGGATAATGCATTTGGTAGCGAGTTACAGAAACTGGGAAAGGAAGTTGGTACGGTAAGTGGAAGGATCAGAAGATGTGGTTGGTGTGACCTTCCCTTAGTTAGGTATGTCAATGCTGTTGCGGGGGTAACGGAAATTGTTATAACGAAACTTGATGTTTTAGACTCTTTTAATGAAATCTTTTTATGTTGTGCTTACAAAGGTAAAAAAGGTAAGTTGATTGAAATTTGTAGTCCTAGTAAACTGTGCTATAGCAAGTATGAAGCGCAGTACATAGTAATGAAAGGGTGGAGATCGTCAACTGTTGGTGTTACTTCTTTTTGTGATCTCCCCGATGGAGCAAAAAGTTTTGTGGAGACAATTGAAAAATGTCTTGATCTTCCAGTTACTATGATTTCTAATGGGCCTGAGAGGACCCAAGTTCTTCATAGGTAA
- a CDS encoding thioredoxin family protein → MDLITELKPTDRIALEDDQLSIVEFYLPTCKACNNFASTYEELAQENQEVKFYKMNVTSSKGESPSQTWKVRAVPTVAVFAGSVSPDNELARILGNKPKETIQRLLEEYKPS, encoded by the coding sequence ATGGACCTGATTACAGAATTAAAGCCAACAGACCGGATAGCGCTCGAAGATGATCAACTTAGCATAGTGGAGTTTTATCTTCCAACATGTAAAGCATGTAACAATTTCGCATCCACGTACGAAGAACTCGCACAAGAGAATCAGGAAGTGAAATTCTACAAGATGAATGTCACCAGCAGCAAGGGCGAGAGCCCAAGTCAGACGTGGAAAGTAAGGGCAGTCCCGACCGTGGCAGTTTTCGCAGGGAGTGTATCGCCAGACAACGAACTAGCAAGAATACTAGGCAACAAACCTAAAGAGACTATACAAAGGCTACTTGAGGAATACAAGCCTTCGTAA
- a CDS encoding thiamine phosphate synthase, translating into MQLSKAFYILSPNRQITTAEYADLARLFRNFSTYVYAFQLRIKDRNLLEREIPRLSDLCHEYKIPLIVNDFIDLALRFEADGVHVGVADNTLEQCRHLLPSGKIVGVSCYNDIDRAKKNLFADYVSFGCFFESQTKPNPAAKASLATLNNWKNIAPRVPCVCIGGINEKNFVQLLRNGADIVAFSSYLWRGESPYGKFAALIETSRHYETYRNK; encoded by the coding sequence ATGCAATTGAGTAAGGCCTTTTATATCCTTTCGCCAAATAGGCAAATTACCACTGCTGAATATGCTGATCTAGCAAGACTCTTTCGAAATTTTTCCACGTATGTGTATGCATTTCAGTTGCGCATCAAGGATAGGAATTTGTTAGAAAGGGAGATACCACGTCTTAGTGATCTTTGTCATGAGTATAAAATCCCCCTTATAGTCAATGATTTCATTGATTTGGCATTAAGGTTTGAGGCAGACGGTGTTCATGTAGGTGTAGCAGACAATACTCTAGAGCAGTGTCGGCATCTCTTACCAAGCGGAAAAATCGTAGGTGTAAGTTGTTATAATGATATTGATCGGGCAAAAAAGAATCTCTTCGCTGATTATGTGTCTTTTGGGTGTTTCTTCGAAAGTCAGACGAAACCCAATCCTGCAGCTAAAGCGAGTTTAGCAACACTAAATAATTGGAAAAATATAGCTCCTAGAGTTCCTTGTGTATGTATTGGCGGGATAAATGAGAAGAACTTTGTGCAACTTCTGAGAAATGGTGCCGATATCGTTGCTTTCTCGAGTTATTTATGGAGAGGAGAATCCCCATATGGTAAATTCGCAGCACTTATAGAAACAAGTAGACATTATGAAACTTATAGAAACAAGTAG